A part of Paenibacillus sp. IHBB 10380 genomic DNA contains:
- a CDS encoding menaquinone biosynthetic enzyme MqnA/MqnD family protein → MPAPGNKKTIIGKIKYTNAWPIFHYFEPSTLHEPASMVSEVPSYLNQGMSDGSIDIGALSSFAYGLLSEQLLLLPELSVSADGPVKSILLFSREPLDSMGNGTIALTNTSATSVNLLKILMSKALGAHPTYLTTEPDLEIMMSNADAALLIGDNAIKASWEEHGYYVTDLGAWWKEWTGHSMTFAVWAVNRDTAQRKPEAIVEIVDAFQTSKARSLANLQPIVEEACSTIGGTTEYWERYFSNLCYDFGERQYEGLRLYFRYAYELGLVQHKVHMEVWDHNMLIQVKE, encoded by the coding sequence ATGCCAGCGCCCGGCAATAAGAAGACCATCATCGGAAAAATTAAATATACGAATGCATGGCCTATTTTTCACTACTTTGAACCTAGTACTCTTCATGAGCCTGCATCTATGGTGTCGGAAGTCCCTTCCTATCTAAACCAAGGGATGAGTGATGGAAGTATTGACATTGGTGCCTTGTCTTCATTTGCCTATGGATTGTTATCGGAGCAACTATTATTGTTACCGGAATTATCGGTTAGTGCTGATGGACCTGTGAAGTCAATCTTGCTGTTCTCGCGTGAGCCGCTGGATAGTATGGGGAATGGAACCATTGCGCTCACCAATACATCGGCTACCTCTGTGAATCTGCTCAAAATTCTGATGAGTAAAGCGTTAGGAGCACATCCAACCTATCTTACAACAGAACCTGACTTAGAGATCATGATGAGTAATGCGGATGCGGCACTACTGATTGGAGATAACGCCATCAAGGCTTCGTGGGAAGAACACGGCTATTATGTTACGGATTTGGGAGCCTGGTGGAAAGAATGGACTGGGCATAGCATGACATTCGCCGTATGGGCTGTTAATCGTGATACTGCGCAAAGAAAGCCTGAGGCTATTGTAGAAATAGTAGATGCCTTTCAGACAAGTAAAGCTCGTAGTCTGGCAAATTTGCAGCCTATTGTTGAAGAAGCATGCTCTACCATCGGTGGAACTACTGAATATTGGGAACGATATTTCTCAAATTTATGTTATGACTTTGGAGAAAGACAGTATGAAGGTTTGCGACTTTATTTCCGTTATGCCTATGAATTAGGGCTTGTTCAACATAAGGTACACATGGAAGTATGGGACCATAATATGCTGATACAGGTGAAGGAATGA